A genomic region of Branchiostoma lanceolatum isolate klBraLanc5 chromosome 4, klBraLanc5.hap2, whole genome shotgun sequence contains the following coding sequences:
- the LOC136434117 gene encoding uncharacterized protein: MTEAPAPGPVQNIQASVIPTPDGISANLTWDRPDNRTGHITSFLVRWGRCVKLSILSWIEETTANSTIVPGNLQHFLLTDLRPNSRYGVQVFSLTSYHSGNDLNINIAHVTCFETGDLPIYGTTKVTLSKMRTALLESTLPYGLPVGETLPPSTDASPLPLHIYIPASIAVTLLLFVVSYCYYRHYKFSSQGKKETKDETTPEKYLVSVDVTGFSPDEISVKTVGNKVRVQGKHEARHADQTGHSFRYQELRREFVLPEGVDPETVTSVLSKDGVLSIQAPRMAIEAPPAEKVVPVQSAEVPAVEKGTEDTGSAEGDDEMAE, translated from the exons ATGACTGAAG CTCCAGCACCAGGCCCTGTACAGAACATCCAAGCCTCCGTCATCCCCACCCCAGACGGGATCTCCGCCAACCTGACATGGGACAGGCCTGACAACAGAACAGGCCACATCACCAGCTTCCTGGTCAGATGGGGACGGTGTGTTAAACTCAGTATTCTCAGCTGGATAGAGGAAACTACTGCAAACTCTACTATAGTACCTGGG AACCTACAACATTTCCTGTTGACAGACCTCAGACCGAATAGCCGTTATGGAGTGCAG GTTTTTTCCTTGACATCTTATCATTCAGGGAATGACCTGAACATCAACATAGCTCATGTCACCTGTTTTGAGACAG GGGATCTTCCAATTTATGGTACTACAAAAGTAACCCTATCCAAGATGAGGACAGCCCTACTGGAGAGCACCCTACCCTACG GCCTCCCAGTTGGAGAAACACTCCCTCCCAGTACAGACGCCAGTCCCCTGCCCCTGCACATCTACATCCCAGCCTCCATAGCCGTCACTCTCCTTCTGTTCGTCGTCTCCTACTGCTACTATCGACACTACAAGTTCTCCAGCCAAGGAAAGAAGGAAACGAAGGACGAAACCACCCCGGAGAAGTACCTTGTGTCAGTTGACGTGACAGGCTTCTCCCCCGACGAGATCAGCGTCAAAACGGTCGGCAACAAAGTCCGAGTCCAGGGCAAGCACGAAGCGCGCCACGCCGACCAGACCGGCCACAGCTTCCGCTATCAGGAGCTGAGGAGGGAGTTTGTGCTGCCCGAGGGGGTGGACCCCGAGACCGTCACGTCCGTGCTGTCCAAGGACGGGGTGCTGAGTATCCAGGCACCGAGGATGGCCATCGAGGCGCCGCCTGCCGAGAAGGTCGTACCAGTCCAGTCTGCCGAGGTACCGGCTGTAGAGAAGGGCACCGAGGACACTGGTAGTGCAGAGGGCGATGATGAGATGGCAGAATGA